One window from the genome of Actinoplanes teichomyceticus ATCC 31121 encodes:
- a CDS encoding maleylpyruvate isomerase family mycothiol-dependent enzyme, producing the protein MTIDPLVLMTDVEQATEALLRTAEQLDDTVVGEPSALPGWTVGHVLTHVARNADAYTNLLTWARTGVETPPYPSPAAREAGIAAGAARPLAEQIADIRAAHERFADAAAAMPATAWTFHLPVIDRSAAAVPWARLREVEVHHVDLGRGYTPADWPDAFALRLLREIAGDLPASAPAMVLRPFGLEHPLTVGSPTGTTQAPVIGGPARSIAAWLAGRADGADLTVSPDGELPRPVRWK; encoded by the coding sequence ATGACGATCGACCCGCTGGTGCTGATGACCGACGTCGAGCAGGCCACCGAGGCACTGCTGCGCACCGCCGAGCAGCTCGACGACACGGTGGTCGGCGAGCCGTCCGCGCTGCCCGGCTGGACCGTCGGGCACGTGCTGACCCACGTGGCGCGCAACGCCGACGCGTACACGAATTTGCTGACCTGGGCACGGACCGGCGTCGAGACGCCGCCGTACCCGTCGCCCGCGGCGCGCGAGGCGGGCATCGCGGCCGGCGCCGCGCGGCCGCTGGCCGAGCAGATCGCCGACATCCGCGCCGCGCACGAGCGGTTCGCCGACGCCGCCGCGGCGATGCCGGCCACCGCCTGGACGTTCCATCTGCCGGTCATCGACCGCTCGGCGGCCGCGGTGCCGTGGGCCCGGCTGCGCGAGGTCGAGGTGCACCACGTCGACCTGGGCCGCGGCTACACCCCGGCGGACTGGCCGGACGCGTTCGCCCTGCGGCTGCTCCGCGAGATCGCCGGTGACCTGCCGGCGTCGGCCCCGGCGATGGTGCTGCGCCCGTTCGGCCTGGAGCACCCGCTGACGGTCGGCTCGCCCACCGGCACGACGCAGGCCCCGGTGATCGGCGGCCCGGCCCGGTCGATCGCCGCGTGGCTGGCCGGCCGCGCCGACGGCGCCGACCTGACCGTCTCGCCGGACGGCGAGCTTCCCCGGCCGGTGCGCTGGAAATGA
- a CDS encoding MBL fold metallo-hydrolase, whose protein sequence is MTTEYTGEAPGVRDLGGGLTLTKVSVGPMDNNAYLLSAGAEQLLIDAANDAPELLKLAGDAGLATVVTTHQHRDHWFALAEVVRATGAASLAHAADAPPLPVVTRTLQDGDTVEVGGHSLEVIHVVGHTPGSIVLAYQEPGGGRAHLFTGDSLFPGGVGNTRGVRENFESLINDVERKLFDRFPDDTWFYPGHGRDSTLGAERPHLAEWRARGW, encoded by the coding sequence ATGACCACGGAGTACACCGGCGAGGCGCCGGGCGTCCGGGATCTCGGCGGCGGGCTGACGCTGACCAAGGTGTCGGTCGGCCCGATGGACAACAACGCGTATCTGTTGAGCGCCGGCGCCGAGCAGCTGCTGATCGACGCCGCCAACGACGCGCCCGAGCTGCTGAAACTAGCCGGGGACGCGGGCCTGGCCACGGTGGTGACCACGCACCAGCACCGCGACCACTGGTTCGCGCTGGCCGAGGTGGTCCGGGCGACCGGCGCGGCGTCGCTGGCGCACGCGGCGGACGCGCCGCCGCTGCCGGTGGTGACCCGCACCCTGCAGGACGGCGACACCGTCGAGGTCGGCGGGCACAGCCTGGAGGTGATCCACGTGGTCGGCCACACCCCGGGCTCGATCGTGCTGGCCTATCAGGAACCGGGCGGCGGCCGGGCGCACCTGTTCACCGGCGACAGCCTCTTTCCCGGCGGGGTCGGCAACACCCGCGGGGTGCGGGAGAACTTCGAGTCGCTGATCAACGATGTGGAGCGCAAGCTGTTCGACCGGTTCCCGGACGACACCTGGTTCTATCCGGGCCACGGCCGGGACTCCACTCTGGGCGCCGAGCGCCCGCACCTGGCCGAGTGGCGTGCGCGCGGCTGGTAA
- a CDS encoding ATP-dependent Clp protease proteolytic subunit has translation MNLRHDPSRWGFPPQQPNQPADLPPAGPGLPGWLEERLFEQRIVMLRGQLTSEVATALSAALLTLDAAGQAPIQLHVACPGGDLSAALAVVDVLDALVSPVHSLVTAEAGGAALAVLAAADRRAAYRHARFKLTEPRAAGVTGTADEVAAAAGQHLRELEEVVVRLAEVTGRPRSRVEDDLSAGRSLSAAEALEYGLLDEVITPKAR, from the coding sequence ATGAACCTGAGACATGATCCGTCGCGGTGGGGCTTCCCGCCGCAGCAGCCGAACCAGCCGGCCGACCTGCCACCCGCCGGCCCCGGTCTCCCCGGCTGGCTGGAGGAACGCCTCTTCGAACAGCGCATCGTGATGCTGCGCGGCCAGCTCACCAGCGAGGTGGCGACCGCCCTCTCGGCGGCCCTGCTCACCCTGGACGCGGCCGGCCAGGCGCCGATCCAGCTGCACGTGGCGTGCCCGGGCGGCGATCTGAGCGCCGCTCTGGCCGTGGTCGACGTGCTCGACGCGCTGGTGTCCCCGGTGCACTCGCTGGTCACCGCGGAGGCGGGCGGCGCCGCGCTGGCGGTGCTGGCGGCCGCCGACCGGCGCGCGGCCTACCGGCACGCCCGGTTCAAACTCACCGAGCCGCGGGCGGCCGGGGTGACCGGGACGGCCGACGAGGTGGCCGCCGCGGCCGGGCAGCACCTGCGGGAGCTGGAGGAGGTCGTGGTGCGACTGGCCGAGGTGACCGGCCGGCCACGCAGCCGGGTGGAGGACGACCTGTCCGCCGGGCGCAGCCTGAGCGCCGCCGAGGCCCTGGAGTACGGCCTGCTGGACGAGGTCATCACGCCCAAGGCCCGCTGA
- a CDS encoding uL11 family ribosomal protein → MPPKKKTHEVTLALEAGNAAMVDLGKMLGPTGANMRAVKVEYDEATAKNRGEIIPVIVTVYEDRSHTLAYKTPPTSFLIRKALGIQSGASNPLTQTVGTLSATQVKEIAERKLPDLNANDLDAAINIVSGTARSMGVKIAS, encoded by the coding sequence ATGCCGCCCAAGAAGAAGACTCATGAGGTAACCCTCGCGCTTGAGGCGGGTAACGCCGCGATGGTCGACCTCGGTAAGATGCTCGGTCCGACCGGTGCCAACATGCGTGCCGTCAAGGTCGAGTACGACGAGGCCACCGCGAAGAACCGGGGCGAGATCATCCCGGTCATCGTGACGGTCTACGAGGACCGCAGCCACACGCTGGCCTACAAGACCCCGCCGACCAGCTTCCTGATCCGCAAGGCGCTGGGCATCCAGTCGGGCGCGTCGAACCCGCTGACCCAGACCGTCGGCACCCTCAGTGCCACGCAGGTCAAGGAGATCGCGGAGCGCAAGCTTCCCGACCTGAACGCGAACGACCTGGACGCCGCGATCAACATCGTGAGCGGCACCGCGCGTTCGATGGGTGTCAAGATCGCTTCTTGA
- a CDS encoding SigE family RNA polymerase sigma factor produces the protein MRNERDEQFHRFVVSRRSGLVRTATLLTAGDPHLAEDLVQSTLTKLYVAWPSFQRAGNPDGYLRRVLVNALTDEKRRWWRRREEPMADVPDRAVAVDPLAHGELADGLRAALKQLPPRMRAALVFRYVYDLDVADTADALGCSEGTVKSQTARALDRLRAVIGQNPSLAHL, from the coding sequence GTGAGAAACGAGCGCGACGAGCAATTCCACCGCTTCGTGGTGTCCCGGAGATCCGGTCTGGTGCGTACGGCGACCCTGCTCACCGCGGGTGACCCCCACCTGGCGGAGGACCTGGTCCAGTCGACGCTGACCAAGCTCTACGTGGCTTGGCCGTCGTTCCAGCGGGCCGGCAATCCGGACGGTTACCTGCGCCGTGTGCTGGTCAACGCGTTGACCGACGAGAAGCGGCGGTGGTGGCGTCGGCGGGAGGAGCCGATGGCGGACGTGCCCGACCGGGCCGTGGCCGTCGACCCGTTGGCGCACGGCGAGCTGGCGGACGGGCTGCGCGCGGCCCTGAAGCAGCTGCCCCCACGGATGCGGGCGGCCCTGGTCTTCCGCTACGTCTACGACCTCGACGTCGCTGACACCGCCGACGCCCTCGGTTGTTCCGAGGGCACGGTGAAGAGCCAGACCGCCCGGGCCCTCGACCGGCTCCGGGCCGTCATCGGCCAGAACCCGTCACTCGCCCACCTCTGA